From the Budorcas taxicolor isolate Tak-1 chromosome 1, Takin1.1, whole genome shotgun sequence genome, one window contains:
- the LOC128052525 gene encoding cytochrome c oxidase copper chaperone, with protein sequence MPGLAAASPAPSESQEKKPLKPCCACPETKKARDACIIEKGEEQCGHLIEAHKECMRALGFKI encoded by the exons ATGCCAGGTCTGGCGGCCGCAAGCCCTGCCCCATCTGAGTCGCAGGAGAAGAAGCCGCTGAAGCCCTGCTGCGCCTGCCCGGAGACCAAGAAGGCGCGCGATGCGTG CATAATTGAGAAAGGAGAAGAGCAATGTGGACACCTAATTGAAGCCCACAAGGAGTGCATGAGAGCCCTGGGATTTAAGATATGA